In Dyadobacter sp. CECT 9275, the following proteins share a genomic window:
- a CDS encoding glycoside hydrolase family 18 protein: MNFKNSPIRSVLLLLIYVPFLAGCSQKSEKRETVPKPVVIGYVGGFRGLVNTDEIDAAKLTHINYAFVDIKNGNAFLTNEKTDSTNFRKLNLFKKTNPDLKILISIGGWAWSENFSDAVLTDSSRKVFAASSVEIIRKYKLDGVDIDWEYPGMPGEEDNVYRPEDKQNFTLMFEAIRKELDVLEKETGQEKLLTTAVGGFAKFLEHSEMDKASAYLDYINLMTYDLFVGDTAVNHAGLYQSKFYTSDRNADHCVKAFVAAGVPVEKLVLGIPFYGRSFTVDKNAKIPLGQKFTKQAYIDGYSYIKDSLVNKKGFKEYRDEVAKVPYIFNSQTGEMISYEDEESLKEKCKYVKDNKLAGVMFWETTSDPKGYLLNAINQSFR, translated from the coding sequence ATGAACTTCAAGAATTCTCCGATCCGTTCCGTCCTGCTTTTGCTTATTTATGTTCCGTTTCTGGCAGGATGCAGTCAGAAATCAGAGAAAAGGGAAACAGTACCTAAACCGGTGGTTATCGGTTACGTGGGTGGGTTCAGAGGATTGGTCAATACGGATGAAATAGATGCAGCTAAGCTCACGCATATTAACTATGCCTTCGTAGATATCAAAAATGGCAACGCATTTCTGACCAACGAGAAAACGGATAGTACTAATTTCAGAAAACTTAATTTGTTCAAAAAGACAAATCCTGATCTCAAAATCCTGATATCCATAGGAGGCTGGGCCTGGAGCGAAAACTTTTCGGATGCGGTACTGACAGATTCGTCCCGAAAGGTTTTTGCAGCAAGTTCCGTGGAAATTATCAGAAAATACAAACTGGATGGTGTAGACATAGATTGGGAATACCCGGGTATGCCAGGTGAAGAAGATAATGTTTACAGGCCGGAGGATAAGCAGAATTTCACCTTGATGTTTGAAGCGATCCGGAAGGAACTGGATGTGCTGGAAAAGGAAACCGGTCAGGAAAAGCTCCTGACAACCGCCGTAGGTGGTTTTGCCAAATTTCTGGAACACTCCGAAATGGATAAGGCATCCGCATACCTGGACTACATCAACCTGATGACCTATGATTTATTTGTTGGCGATACTGCTGTAAACCATGCTGGGTTGTATCAAAGTAAATTTTACACTTCTGACCGGAATGCGGATCATTGTGTGAAAGCATTCGTAGCCGCAGGGGTACCGGTTGAAAAGCTGGTGTTGGGTATACCTTTTTACGGACGCTCATTCACTGTTGATAAAAATGCCAAAATTCCACTAGGTCAGAAGTTTACGAAACAAGCCTATATAGACGGGTATAGTTACATTAAAGATAGCCTTGTCAACAAAAAAGGTTTTAAGGAGTATCGGGATGAGGTTGCAAAGGTGCCCTATATTTTTAATTCGCAAACAGGTGAGATGATCAGTTATGAGGATGAAGAATCGCTGAAGGAGAAATGCAAATATGTTAAAGATAACAAACTTGCCGGAGTGATGTTCTGGGAGACTACATCCGATCCTAAGGGTTATCTGCTTAATGCTATCAATCAATCATTCAGATAA
- a CDS encoding ThuA domain-containing protein: MYRILFTMMLFAGVMAGNRQLAAQTPKFRVLAMYENGGHHVAYSREAKVWLDKLASDAQFSIDYIQNTDQINDAFLVNYQLIIQLDYVPYAWKPEAVTAFERYISEGKGGWIGFHHATLLGEFDGYKMWPWFSDFMGGIRYKNYIATFAQATVKVEDHRHPVMKGISRSFQVKKEEWYIYDKSPRPNVHVIASVDETTYSPDSDIKMGDHPVIWSNPRMKARNVYIFMGHSPVLFESEDYKRLFKNAIFWAAAGMRHKR, from the coding sequence ATGTATCGGATACTATTTACAATGATGTTGTTTGCTGGTGTAATGGCAGGCAATCGGCAACTGGCCGCCCAGACTCCCAAGTTCAGGGTGTTGGCTATGTATGAGAATGGCGGACATCATGTGGCTTATTCCAGGGAAGCAAAAGTATGGCTGGATAAACTCGCTTCTGATGCGCAGTTTAGCATCGATTATATCCAGAATACAGATCAAATAAATGATGCGTTTCTGGTTAATTATCAGCTTATTATCCAATTGGATTATGTCCCATATGCCTGGAAACCCGAAGCGGTAACTGCTTTTGAAAGGTACATAAGTGAAGGAAAGGGTGGCTGGATCGGTTTTCACCATGCCACCCTGCTGGGTGAATTTGACGGATATAAGATGTGGCCCTGGTTTTCTGATTTCATGGGCGGTATTCGTTATAAAAACTATATTGCCACTTTTGCGCAGGCAACTGTAAAAGTGGAGGATCATAGACATCCGGTTATGAAAGGTATATCCCGCTCATTTCAGGTCAAAAAAGAGGAATGGTATATCTACGATAAAAGTCCGCGTCCCAATGTGCATGTGATAGCCAGCGTGGACGAGACGACCTATTCGCCGGATTCAGATATCAAAATGGGAGACCACCCGGTGATCTGGTCCAATCCCAGGATGAAGGCGAGAAATGTTTATATTTTTATGGGCCATTCACCTGTATTATTTGAAAGCGAGGACTATAAAAGGCTGTTCAAAAATGCTATTTTCTGGGCAGCTGCCGGTATGCGTCATAAGAGGTGA
- a CDS encoding agmatine deiminase family protein: MSANLNTYIPQTSGFFFPPEWHPHRATWLTFPHNESSWQGNRLARMRPQYLAFIKAISRAENVGIVAHDETLKSFIMAELDKQEVDLSKIEFVVKPTNDAWCRDHGPAFLINPGTRERMVVDWGHNAWGGKYPPFDDDNRTPQAIASYLGLPFVSPGIIMEGGSVEFNGAGTILTSKSCLLNKNRNPHLNQAEIEQYLFDFYGAGQVLWVEDGIAGDDTDGHIDDTTRFVNEDTVVACVEYNPGDENHKILDTNLQMLKKMRLLNGKQLNIIELPMPEAVVIDGFRTPGSYANFLICNAGVIVPVFNNPNDQVAVDILEKAFPAREVIPLPATEIIWGQGSFHCLSQQEPLV, from the coding sequence GTGTCTGCCAATTTAAACACATACATACCCCAAACATCCGGATTTTTTTTCCCGCCTGAATGGCATCCGCACAGAGCCACCTGGCTGACCTTTCCGCACAATGAATCGTCGTGGCAGGGTAACAGACTGGCCAGAATGCGGCCTCAGTATCTTGCATTTATAAAGGCGATCAGCAGGGCCGAAAATGTGGGGATAGTCGCGCATGATGAAACGCTGAAATCATTCATCATGGCTGAACTTGACAAGCAGGAGGTTGATCTTTCCAAAATTGAATTCGTTGTAAAACCCACTAACGATGCCTGGTGCCGCGACCACGGTCCGGCGTTTCTGATTAATCCTGGCACCCGGGAGCGGATGGTAGTAGACTGGGGCCATAATGCATGGGGAGGAAAGTATCCGCCATTTGACGACGACAACCGGACACCGCAAGCAATTGCCTCCTACCTCGGATTACCCTTCGTGAGCCCGGGTATTATTATGGAGGGGGGCTCAGTAGAATTTAACGGGGCCGGAACCATCCTGACCAGCAAATCCTGCCTGCTCAATAAAAACCGTAATCCGCATCTTAATCAGGCTGAAATTGAACAGTACCTGTTCGATTTCTACGGAGCCGGGCAGGTGTTATGGGTAGAAGATGGTATTGCGGGAGACGATACCGACGGGCATATTGACGATACCACGCGTTTTGTTAATGAAGATACCGTGGTTGCCTGTGTTGAATATAACCCAGGCGATGAAAATCATAAAATATTAGATACCAATCTGCAAATGCTCAAAAAGATGCGGCTGCTCAACGGCAAACAGCTCAATATCATCGAGTTGCCTATGCCTGAGGCTGTTGTAATCGATGGCTTTCGGACACCGGGCTCCTATGCCAACTTTCTGATATGCAACGCAGGTGTGATTGTGCCGGTTTTCAATAACCCCAACGACCAGGTTGCCGTGGATATTCTGGAAAAAGCATTCCCGGCAAGAGAAGTGATTCCCCTGCCCGCTACGGAAATTATCTGGGGCCAGGGAAGTTTCCATTGCCTGAGCCAGCAGGAGCCTCTGGTTTAA
- a CDS encoding sterol desaturase family protein, translating into MKDVIYYAIPFFVISIIVEILYFRHLKSHEDHFDTRDTVGSLSMGIGNVLTGLISKGVVFGALILFYKYHFFELNRSTCWYWVAIFFADDFSYYWFHRASHMVRYFWASHVVHHSSQFYNLGTALRQTWTGNITGAFIFYLWMPLVGFHPADIFLMQTISLIYQFWIHTEAIGRLPWFLEYIFNTPSHHRVHHGSDVQYLDKNHAGVLIIWDRMFGTFQQEMERPHYGLTKNLAGHNPIQIAFHEWYDMVKDISRAPDLKAALGYIFGPPGWSHDGSRMTSKQLQEKRSQNRARDKE; encoded by the coding sequence ATGAAAGATGTTATTTACTATGCCATACCATTTTTTGTAATATCGATCATAGTCGAAATTCTGTATTTCAGGCACCTCAAAAGTCATGAGGATCATTTTGATACACGAGATACCGTAGGAAGTTTGTCGATGGGGATCGGCAACGTTCTGACCGGTCTTATTTCAAAGGGTGTTGTTTTCGGAGCGCTGATTCTGTTTTATAAATATCATTTTTTCGAGCTGAACAGAAGTACCTGTTGGTACTGGGTTGCCATTTTTTTTGCTGATGACTTCAGCTATTACTGGTTTCACAGGGCCAGCCATATGGTCAGGTACTTTTGGGCCTCCCATGTGGTACACCATTCCTCTCAGTTTTATAACCTGGGTACGGCATTACGACAGACCTGGACCGGCAATATCACCGGTGCATTTATTTTTTATTTATGGATGCCATTGGTCGGCTTTCATCCGGCGGATATTTTTCTCATGCAGACCATCAGCCTGATCTACCAGTTCTGGATACATACTGAGGCTATTGGCCGCCTGCCATGGTTTCTTGAGTATATATTCAATACACCCTCACACCACAGGGTGCATCATGGGTCCGACGTGCAATACTTGGATAAAAACCATGCAGGTGTACTCATTATTTGGGACAGGATGTTTGGTACATTTCAGCAGGAAATGGAGCGGCCGCATTACGGATTGACCAAAAACCTGGCAGGTCATAATCCTATTCAAATTGCCTTTCATGAATGGTATGATATGGTAAAAGATATATCCAGGGCACCTGACCTCAAAGCAGCATTGGGGTATATCTTCGGCCCGCCAGGGTGGAGCCACGACGGCTCTCGAATGACTTCAAAACAGTTACAGGAAAAAAGAAGCCAAAACCGGGCGAGGGATAAGGAATGA
- a CDS encoding AEC family transporter, producing the protein MSDALQKTITLLLLIGLGLLLKGKFRNREQTNGIKEIILSVALPSTIFISLMKIEIDSSMIFIPLITLVFNFLMFFSAPIGLTLFGIEKNSPTGRTLLMLIPSLAPGLSCFPLIAEFLGEKSLAIAALADVGNKFFVLISLYILAMNMFLKNSEDKDTKISSKLKSLFVSMFQEPINLLIFLAIFLLSLGVNYKSLPSVVTDLLDKTSALMTPLVLLFIGLAVQLKEGKKRLVMSILFFRAGITMLISAGMIYVLHLDDVSMILLAIVIPLSAASFWPLAHISAFNLREDARSLPKEKRTFDLELAVLLLAFSLPFSTTLILAVLSSGPFFTDITRLVTAGLILICLGLLPNALSKIFLKVSKQEEMTR; encoded by the coding sequence ATGAGTGATGCATTACAAAAAACCATAACGCTTCTACTATTAATTGGCCTGGGCCTTTTATTAAAGGGAAAGTTCAGAAATCGGGAACAGACGAACGGAATTAAAGAAATCATTCTTTCCGTAGCGCTTCCCTCAACCATTTTTATATCGCTGATGAAGATCGAAATCGACTCCTCGATGATCTTCATTCCGCTCATCACATTGGTCTTTAACTTCCTGATGTTTTTTTCAGCGCCCATTGGACTTACCCTTTTTGGCATTGAAAAGAACAGCCCCACCGGAAGAACCCTTCTGATGCTCATCCCATCACTCGCTCCGGGCCTTTCCTGCTTCCCGTTAATAGCCGAGTTTCTGGGAGAAAAAAGCCTCGCCATAGCTGCTCTCGCCGATGTCGGAAACAAATTTTTTGTTTTGATATCACTTTACATCCTTGCAATGAACATGTTCCTGAAAAACAGCGAGGACAAAGACACGAAAATAAGCAGCAAGCTGAAAAGCCTCTTTGTAAGCATGTTTCAGGAGCCGATCAACCTTCTGATTTTCCTGGCCATCTTCCTGCTAAGCCTTGGTGTCAATTACAAAAGTTTGCCTTCTGTAGTGACAGACCTGCTGGATAAGACTAGTGCACTGATGACTCCCCTGGTCTTACTTTTCATAGGACTGGCCGTACAACTCAAAGAGGGGAAGAAAAGACTTGTAATGAGTATTCTGTTTTTCCGCGCGGGTATTACCATGCTGATCAGCGCCGGAATGATATATGTACTCCACCTGGATGATGTTTCCATGATCCTGTTAGCGATTGTCATTCCACTGAGTGCAGCAAGTTTCTGGCCCCTGGCGCATATTTCAGCTTTTAACCTGCGGGAAGACGCCAGGTCATTACCCAAAGAAAAACGCACTTTTGACCTTGAACTGGCGGTCCTTTTGCTTGCATTTTCCTTACCTTTTTCCACAACCCTGATCCTCGCAGTACTTTCATCCGGCCCGTTCTTTACCGACATAACCAGACTGGTGACTGCCGGGCTCATTCTAATATGCCTGGGATTGCTTCCCAATGCGCTCTCCAAAATATTTTTGAAGGTTTCCAAACAGGAGGAGATGACCCGGTAA
- a CDS encoding pyridoxal phosphate-dependent aminotransferase, which translates to MNPKIDRRNLLKSGLMAIGGMALAPHLSMGAFADAPFSLDPEHRIYRSPMVREHFLPAGFKAPKLLTRLNANENPYGPPQSAQKAVMDSVKNGNRYAWKEMFDLVDKIAKKEGVPTDHIMMGPGSSDLLEKVAMVLFMNGGNVVSADPCYMSLIKVAESVGATWKAVPCTADWSHDLKAMEAAVDENTRLVYVCNPNNPTGAITTGKDLLDFCSRVSEKVPVFVDEAYIELAVGADTQSMVSLLAEKKNVIVARTFSKIMGMAGLRVGYMAALPAFLEKINKITRGGMGISYTSVFAASASLDDKDFQNVTRKLNHEAKQYLYKNLDKLGYKYIPSYTNFVLFPVTIPGEELLSKMTTKGIGIRAFDIQNRPWCRVSIGTMEEMKVFVNALGQLS; encoded by the coding sequence ATGAATCCAAAAATAGACCGCAGGAATCTGTTAAAATCAGGCTTAATGGCCATCGGAGGAATGGCTCTGGCACCCCACCTGAGCATGGGAGCTTTCGCAGACGCACCATTTTCGCTAGACCCCGAGCACCGCATTTACCGCAGCCCGATGGTAAGAGAGCATTTTTTACCAGCCGGTTTCAAGGCTCCGAAGCTACTCACCAGACTTAATGCCAACGAAAATCCGTATGGCCCGCCTCAGTCAGCCCAAAAAGCGGTGATGGATTCGGTTAAAAATGGCAACCGTTATGCCTGGAAAGAAATGTTTGACCTGGTTGACAAAATCGCCAAAAAGGAAGGAGTACCTACCGATCATATTATGATGGGCCCCGGCTCTTCCGATCTGCTGGAAAAAGTAGCGATGGTACTCTTTATGAACGGTGGCAATGTGGTTTCGGCAGACCCCTGTTATATGTCTCTGATTAAAGTGGCAGAATCGGTGGGTGCTACATGGAAAGCAGTCCCCTGTACGGCCGACTGGTCGCATGACCTCAAAGCCATGGAAGCGGCTGTAGACGAAAACACCAGGCTTGTGTACGTCTGCAACCCTAACAACCCCACGGGAGCAATTACGACAGGCAAGGATCTGCTCGATTTTTGTTCGCGGGTATCCGAAAAAGTACCGGTATTTGTGGATGAGGCTTACATCGAACTGGCCGTGGGGGCAGATACCCAAAGCATGGTTTCGCTTCTGGCAGAAAAGAAAAACGTGATCGTGGCCCGTACCTTCTCTAAAATCATGGGGATGGCTGGTTTGCGCGTAGGCTATATGGCGGCTTTGCCGGCTTTTCTGGAAAAGATAAATAAAATTACCCGCGGTGGGATGGGTATTTCTTACACCTCCGTATTTGCCGCTTCAGCCAGTCTCGACGACAAGGATTTCCAGAATGTTACACGCAAACTTAACCACGAAGCAAAACAATACCTTTATAAAAACCTGGATAAACTGGGATACAAATACATCCCCTCTTATACCAATTTTGTGCTGTTTCCTGTCACAATCCCGGGAGAAGAATTATTGTCAAAAATGACGACGAAGGGTATTGGTATAAGGGCATTTGATATCCAGAACAGGCCGTGGTGCCGGGTGAGTATCGGCACAATGGAAGAAATGAAGGTATTCGTAAATGCGCTGGGGCAGCTCAGTTAA
- a CDS encoding carbon-nitrogen hydrolase, translating into MNKKVNIGIVQMSCSADIDANFNKAVEKIREAAAQGAQVICLQELFKSLYFCDVEDHSNFNLAEPIPGPSTEVLGELAKELHVVIIASLFEKRAQGLYHNTTAVLDADGTYLGKYRKMHIPDDPGYYEKFYFTPGDAPLPGETDKTGYRIFETKFAKIGVLICWDQWYPEAARITSLMGADILFYPTAIGWDTNEKDPVINEEQYGAWQTIQRGHAVANGIYVVSVNRVGREADQQFWGGSFIANPQGRLLYLAPHDKEVIHTETLDLDKLDQYRTTWPFLRDRRVDSYQPILKRFIDQ; encoded by the coding sequence ATGAACAAAAAAGTTAATATAGGGATCGTACAGATGAGCTGCTCTGCGGACATCGATGCTAACTTTAACAAGGCGGTAGAAAAAATTCGTGAGGCAGCCGCACAGGGCGCGCAGGTCATTTGTCTTCAGGAACTCTTTAAATCACTTTATTTTTGCGATGTTGAAGATCATAGCAACTTTAATTTGGCTGAGCCTATTCCTGGCCCTTCCACTGAGGTACTTGGCGAGCTTGCCAAAGAACTTCATGTTGTGATTATCGCTTCCCTATTTGAAAAACGTGCTCAAGGTTTGTACCACAATACTACCGCTGTTTTGGACGCAGACGGTACGTATCTGGGGAAATACAGAAAAATGCACATCCCTGATGACCCTGGCTACTATGAAAAATTCTATTTTACCCCTGGGGATGCACCCCTGCCAGGAGAAACCGACAAAACGGGCTATCGGATTTTTGAGACAAAATTCGCGAAAATAGGAGTACTGATATGCTGGGATCAATGGTATCCGGAAGCTGCCCGGATCACCAGCCTCATGGGTGCAGATATTCTGTTTTACCCCACTGCAATTGGCTGGGATACCAACGAAAAGGATCCGGTTATCAATGAAGAACAATATGGCGCCTGGCAAACCATACAAAGAGGGCATGCAGTTGCTAACGGAATCTATGTGGTTTCGGTCAACCGTGTGGGCCGCGAGGCCGACCAGCAGTTCTGGGGCGGTTCCTTTATTGCCAACCCCCAGGGAAGACTTTTATACCTGGCCCCCCATGATAAAGAAGTCATTCATACCGAAACCCTGGATCTTGACAAACTGGACCAGTACCGTACCACGTGGCCCTTCCTGCGCGACCGCCGTGTGGATTCCTATCAGCCCATATTGAAAAGGTTTATAGACCAGTAG
- a CDS encoding glycosyltransferase family 9 protein, whose protein sequence is MNKPVKFLILRFSSIGDIILTTPVVRCLKEQHPNAVVHYFTKEKFGFLLDHNPFVDKVWLLKKDTRQLLRELKKEQYDYIIDLHNNIRTLRIKLSLGTPSFSFAKLNYEKFLLTSFKINRMPDIHIVDRYLQTLHSFQVVNDNKGLDYFIPDKDIIQKEWLPITHRDGYVAYAIGGQHGTKKLPVNRMIELCRKINYPIVLLGGKEDFDAGKKITDSFEKELVYNACGQYNFNQSASILKQSLIVFTHDTGLMHVAAAFKKRTYSIWGNTLPAFGMYPYQTSFEVIENNNLRCRPCSKIGYKECPKKHFKCMTESSFDFSIKELPGNK, encoded by the coding sequence GTGAACAAGCCTGTCAAATTTCTTATACTGCGTTTTTCGTCCATTGGAGATATTATTCTCACCACTCCTGTTGTCAGGTGCCTCAAGGAACAACACCCAAATGCCGTAGTACATTATTTCACCAAAGAAAAATTCGGATTTTTGCTGGATCACAACCCGTTCGTAGATAAAGTATGGCTTCTTAAAAAAGATACACGACAGCTTCTGCGAGAGCTGAAGAAAGAACAGTATGATTACATTATTGACCTTCACAACAATATCAGAACTTTAAGGATCAAATTGTCCCTCGGCACTCCCTCGTTCAGTTTTGCCAAGCTGAATTACGAGAAGTTTTTGCTCACATCCTTTAAAATCAACAGGATGCCGGACATTCATATAGTTGACCGCTATCTTCAGACGCTCCATTCATTCCAGGTCGTTAATGACAACAAAGGCCTGGATTATTTTATACCTGATAAAGATATTATTCAAAAGGAATGGCTGCCCATTACTCATCGGGACGGATACGTGGCTTATGCCATAGGCGGTCAGCACGGTACCAAAAAACTGCCGGTTAACCGGATGATCGAGCTTTGCAGAAAAATAAATTACCCTATTGTATTACTCGGCGGGAAAGAAGATTTTGACGCCGGAAAAAAAATAACCGACTCTTTTGAAAAGGAACTTGTCTACAATGCCTGCGGCCAGTACAACTTTAACCAGTCGGCGTCGATACTTAAACAATCCCTGATAGTATTTACCCATGATACCGGGCTGATGCATGTAGCAGCGGCATTCAAAAAAAGAACCTATTCCATTTGGGGCAATACGCTGCCGGCCTTCGGGATGTATCCTTACCAAACATCTTTTGAAGTAATCGAAAATAATAACCTGCGCTGCAGGCCATGTTCCAAGATCGGATACAAGGAGTGCCCGAAAAAACACTTTAAATGTATGACCGAGTCGTCATTCGATTTTAGTATCAAAGAACTACCCGGCAATAAATAA
- a CDS encoding lysophospholipid acyltransferase family protein, with the protein MNNILTQVSITIISFVSRWSWNSLYKLSDVLSFILNRIAGYRKKVVLANLRNSFPDKADYEIQDIANKFYRNVTDIMVESVKLNSISRNEVLERFHLNSYLFDKYYSQGKNLVVVMGHLGNWEMANLFAAARLSHQVVVVYHRLANQTFENWIYQVRTRFGSELIPMREAYVQAITEREKPFMFFLVNDQSPNPGKAYWTRFLNQDTGVFRGVEKISRSLNAPVLYASIMRDSDKRGHYEIKVEEITDSPQDEPQNAIIEKQIELLERDILIQPDNWLWSHKRWKHKRPEVLQRDQILEAR; encoded by the coding sequence ATGAATAATATATTGACACAAGTATCCATTACAATCATCAGTTTTGTGTCACGGTGGTCCTGGAACAGTTTGTATAAACTATCCGATGTACTGAGTTTTATCCTTAATAGAATTGCCGGATACCGAAAAAAAGTAGTTCTCGCCAATTTGAGAAACAGTTTTCCCGACAAAGCCGATTACGAAATACAAGACATAGCTAACAAATTTTACCGCAATGTAACCGACATTATGGTAGAATCGGTAAAGTTAAACTCTATCTCGCGGAACGAAGTCCTTGAACGCTTCCATTTAAATTCCTACTTATTCGACAAGTACTACTCTCAGGGGAAAAACCTAGTGGTGGTCATGGGGCATCTGGGTAATTGGGAAATGGCCAACCTGTTCGCAGCTGCCAGATTATCGCATCAGGTGGTGGTGGTATATCACAGGCTGGCCAACCAAACTTTTGAAAACTGGATATATCAGGTGCGCACCCGGTTTGGGAGCGAGCTCATCCCCATGCGGGAAGCCTATGTGCAAGCCATTACGGAGCGGGAAAAACCGTTTATGTTTTTTTTGGTAAATGACCAGTCTCCTAACCCAGGCAAGGCCTATTGGACCCGCTTTTTGAATCAGGACACCGGTGTTTTCCGGGGAGTCGAAAAAATCTCCCGCTCTCTTAATGCACCGGTATTGTATGCGTCCATCATGCGAGACTCGGATAAACGTGGCCATTACGAGATTAAAGTGGAAGAAATAACCGATTCTCCACAGGATGAACCCCAAAATGCCATTATAGAAAAACAAATTGAGCTTCTGGAACGAGATATTCTCATCCAGCCGGACAATTGGCTATGGAGCCATAAGCGCTGGAAACATAAGCGCCCTGAGGTTTTACAAAGGGACCAGATACTTGAAGCCAGATAA
- a CDS encoding lysophospholipid acyltransferase family protein, which yields MTQIPYKVLFYILDSLSRLSWKNAFRLSDALRWLIFDIGGYRKKVVLANLQNSFPEKSHEELHAIARDYYTHFTDLLVETIKFRTASPDEIRDRLQGDISIMDGFFESKTNLIYLMGHRGNWELANLFSSLMFTHECIVVYRPLQNKKSDQWFLDLRTRFGAQLVPMDNIFRELQKPRSKPYCVVLANDQSPNPRTAFWTNFLHQDTGIFRGVETIARRYNLTVLYADFSKVPFKRGYYKVVISLITDEPKSMPANGILEKQVRILEQDICNQPHNWLWSHRRWKHCRPATIKPEQLLG from the coding sequence ATGACACAGATACCCTACAAGGTCCTCTTTTACATACTAGATTCACTTTCAAGATTATCCTGGAAAAATGCCTTTCGGTTGTCTGATGCACTGCGCTGGCTCATTTTTGACATCGGTGGTTACCGCAAAAAAGTTGTACTGGCAAATCTTCAAAACAGTTTTCCTGAGAAATCGCATGAAGAACTTCATGCCATAGCCCGAGACTATTATACACATTTCACTGATCTGCTCGTAGAGACCATCAAATTCCGTACGGCATCTCCTGACGAGATCAGAGATCGTCTGCAAGGTGATATCAGCATCATGGACGGTTTTTTCGAAAGTAAGACAAACCTTATTTATCTCATGGGGCACCGGGGAAACTGGGAACTTGCCAACCTGTTTTCATCCCTGATGTTCACACATGAGTGTATAGTGGTATACAGGCCGTTGCAAAACAAAAAATCCGACCAATGGTTTCTGGATCTTAGAACACGGTTTGGAGCACAGCTTGTACCGATGGATAATATTTTCAGAGAATTGCAAAAGCCCAGAAGCAAGCCTTATTGCGTTGTACTTGCCAATGATCAGTCTCCCAATCCGCGTACTGCTTTCTGGACTAACTTCCTGCACCAGGATACCGGAATTTTCCGGGGAGTGGAAACCATCGCCCGCCGTTATAACCTGACCGTCCTATACGCTGATTTTAGTAAGGTACCGTTTAAACGCGGTTATTACAAAGTAGTAATTTCACTGATCACTGATGAGCCAAAAAGTATGCCCGCCAACGGCATTCTGGAAAAACAAGTCAGGATACTGGAACAAGATATCTGTAACCAGCCGCATAACTGGCTGTGGAGCCACCGGCGCTGGAAACATTGCCGGCCCGCTACAATAAAACCTGAACAATTGCTGGGGTAG
- the cobA gene encoding uroporphyrinogen-III C-methyltransferase, with translation MKLTLIGAGPGDPDLITLKGIKALQKAKVVLYDSLAHPSLLEYCPEDTVKILVGKRFGKTSCGQDDINNLILEYASRYDEVIRLKGGDPFIFGRGYEEIVFAAQHGIESEVIPGISSSYAAPALAGIPLTSRGMSESFWVITGTTKAHEISKDLELAARSTATVVVLMGLHKLEEIVNLYASINKLDVPISIIQNGTLENQKVVTGKISNIAALARISEMASPAIIVIGPVAALPDLSLEKIQNMIKREDLQKEE, from the coding sequence ATGAAACTCACATTAATAGGTGCCGGCCCAGGTGATCCTGACCTCATTACATTAAAAGGAATTAAGGCACTGCAAAAAGCAAAAGTTGTGCTTTACGATTCCCTGGCTCACCCTTCGCTTCTGGAATACTGTCCTGAAGATACCGTCAAGATTCTGGTTGGTAAACGTTTTGGAAAAACCAGTTGCGGACAGGATGATATTAACAACCTGATACTGGAATATGCCAGTCGGTACGACGAAGTGATCCGGTTAAAAGGTGGTGATCCCTTTATTTTTGGAAGAGGTTATGAAGAAATCGTCTTTGCGGCGCAGCATGGTATCGAGTCCGAAGTAATACCCGGTATTTCCAGTAGTTACGCCGCACCCGCGCTGGCCGGCATACCGCTGACAAGCCGCGGTATGAGCGAAAGTTTCTGGGTGATAACCGGTACTACCAAGGCGCATGAAATTTCAAAAGATCTGGAACTCGCCGCAAGATCCACCGCAACAGTAGTAGTATTAATGGGCCTGCACAAACTGGAAGAGATCGTGAATTTATACGCCAGCATCAATAAACTGGATGTTCCGATCAGTATCATTCAGAACGGGACCCTGGAAAATCAGAAAGTGGTAACCGGGAAAATCAGTAATATCGCCGCGCTTGCCAGGATCAGCGAAATGGCTTCCCCTGCTATCATTGTGATTGGCCCTGTGGCAGCCCTTCCGGATCTTTCCTTGGAGAAAATTCAGAACATGATAAAAAGGGAAGATCTTCAGAAAGAAGAATAA